CCACGGCGCGCAACTGATTTTGGCCGGTCACACCCACGGCGGACAGGTCTGCGTACCCAAGTTCGGTGCATTGGTAACCAATTGTGATATCCCCCGCCGGCAGGTGAAAGGCCTGAGCCTGTGGAACGTGGGCCTGCGCACCTCCTACCTCAACGTTTCGGCGGGACTGGGCACCTCGATTTATGCCCCGGTGCGCTTCGCGTGCCCGCCCGAAGCGACCCTCCTCACCCTCACCGCCGCATAATTCCGAGCCTCGGCCCCCAAGCTGGGGCCACCCTCCGAGGTCGCGATCGCGCCGTTCTGCCCTAGGCTCACGCTTATGGGGGAAAACAAACGTACATTCGGTGGTGCGCTCGGCGGGCTTCTGGGTCTGGTCGGAATGAGTGCGGTCGCCGGGTTGCTGGTGACCGTGGCCATCACGCCGGCGCTGGCGGTTTCGAGCATGGCCACCACGAGCACCATCAACATGTTCGAGAACCTGCCCAACTACCTGGCCATCGACGATCTCTCCCAGGTGAGCACCGTCTACGCCGTGCAGGATGACGGCTCGCCCTACGCGCTCGCCTCGTTCTATGACCAGAACCGCATCCAGGTCGGCAAGGATGCCACCAGCCAGTTCGTCCTCGACGCCGTCGTCGCCGGTGAAGACCCTCGGTTCTACGAACACGGCGGCATCGACCTGCAGGGCACTTTGCGTGCGGCGCTTTCACAGATCACCCACGGGCCCACCTCCGGCGGGTCGTCGGTGACCCAGCAGTATGTGAAGAATGTGCTGGTGCAGAAGTGCGAGCTTCTCCCCGACCCGGAGAAGCTCCAGGCCTGTTTCGCCGAAGCCACCGACCCCACTGAGGAACGCAAGCTCAAGGAGATGCGGCTCGCCATCGGCGTGGAGAAGCAGTACAGCAAGGACGAGATTCTCCAGGGGTACGTGAATATCACTGGTTTCGGCGGCACCGTGTACGGCATCGAGGCGGCCGCCCGCTACTACTTCAACTCCACAGCCGCCACGCTCAATCTGCCCCAAGCGGCCAGCCTGATCGCGATCGTCAACAACCCCGAGAAGTTCCGCCTGGACGACCCGGACAGTGAGACGAATGGTGCCGCAAACGGTTACGCGGCCAACAAAGAACGCCGCGACTACATCCTCCGGGAGATGCTGAAGTACAAGAAGATCAGCCAGGAAGACCACGACGCCTCCGTCGCCAGTTTGATCGAACCCGTCATCACGGAGCCGTCCACCGGCTGTCAAACGGCCACCGGTTCTGCCTACTTCTGCGACTACGTCATCCATGTCCTCAAGACAGACCCGAGCTTCGGCGAAAACGATGAGGCGCGGATGCTCAACTTCCGTCGCGGCGGCTACTCGATTTACACCACCCTCGACCTCGATCTGCAGCGGGCCTCTGAGAAGGCCATCGCCGACAACGTGCCGCAGACCTTCCCGGACTGGGACGTCGGCGCCGTGGCAACCAGTGTGGAGGTCGGTACCGGGCGAGTCCTCGCCATGGCGCAGAACAAGCTCTACACGCAGGAGAAAGAGTCTCCCGGCCCCGAGTACACCGGGATCAACTACAACACCGACTTCGACAAGGGCGGCTCACTGGGATTCCAGCCTGGCTCCACCTACAAGGTCTTCACCCTGGCCGAGTGGCTGAAGGAGGGACATCCCCTCGGAGAGCGGGTCGACTCGGCTCGCAAGACGAACTGGGGAATCTTCCAGGACAGCTGCCTGGGCGCATCGAGCTTCGACTTCAACCCCCGGAACGACTCCGGCGAGGCCGGCCGCAACTACAGCGCCCTCGAATCCACGATCGGATCGATCAATACCGGTTTCATCGGCATGGCCAAGCGCCTGGACCTGTGCGGCATCAGAAAGACCGCCGAAGCCTTCGGTGTGCACCGCGCAGACGGTGACCCGCTTCAGGAAGGGCCCGGTTCCGTCCTGGGCACCAACGAGATCGCTCCGCTGAGCATGGCCGTGGCCTACGCCGGCATCGCCAACAAGGGTGCCACCTGCAGCGCAATCGTGATCGATCGCATCGTGGGACAGGACGGCGTCGAGATCCCCGCACCGGTGTCCACCTGCACACAATCTGTCGAGCCCCCGGTGGCGGCGGGCATGGCCTACGCCATGAAGCGGGTGATGAGCCAGGGCTCGGCGCTCGAGTCGTACCGCAACACCTATCCGGACGTGCCCATGATCGGCAAGACCGGCACCACCGACGGATCCAAGGACACCTGGATGAGCGGCGCGAGCACCAAGGTCGCCACCGTGGTGGGCGTCGTGAGCGTCACCGGTTTTGACACCAACCAGCGGAATATCTACTTCGACAGCGGCCAGGCGGCCACCGCCCGGCACCGCATGTGGCCCGCGATCATGGGCGTCGCAAACGCCCGGTACGGTGGCGACGAGTTCGAAGAGGCGTCGGCCAGCTCCATTCGCGGGGTCCAGGTGACCGTACCGGACGTGCGCGGCCAGACCGTGGATAGCGCCCGATCCACACTCGAGAACGCCGGCTTCGGGTTCATGGATGGCGGCGTGACCGACTCCGAGTTGCCCGCGGGCACCGTGGCCCGCAGCGACCCGGCCGGTGGCGATACGACCAGCACCGGTGCCACCGTCACCGTCTATTCCAGCAACGGCGCTCAGGTGCTCCTGCCCAACGTCGTGGGTCAGTCGCTCGACCAGGCCAAGGCCACTCTGAGCGGGTTCGGCGTGGTCAGCACCGACCAGGCCGTGACCGATTCGAAGCAGAACGGCGTAGTGCAATCCATGAGCCCGGGAGCCGGAACCCCGGCGACGCGCGGCGGCACGGTGACGGTCGTCGTCGGCCGGTACAGCGCCCCGCCCAAAGGACCAGTCGCTCCTGGTTGATCCGGTAGCACCCGCCGGTCGAAACCCGCCGGGCTGATGGGGTTATACTTGACGAGGTCCACAGGGCCATCGGGGTATGGCGCAGCTTGGTAGCGCGCGTCGTTCGGGACGACGAGGTCGCAGGTTCAAATCCTGTTACCCCGACAGAAAAGACCCCCACTCTCACGAGTGGGGGTTTTTCTGTTCCCCTGCGCCCGGAAGGCCCCCATGACTGACTCCCCCCTCGTGTCGCCGGCCCCAGTGGTCACCCGCCGTGCCTGGCAGGCGCTCATCGTGCTGCTCGCCGGCATGTTCATGGCTCTGCTCGACACCACGATCGTCAACGTGGCGCTGCCCAGCATCCAGACCAGCCTCACCGCGTCGGAGGCCACCCTCTCCTGGATCATCTCGGGCTACGCCCTGGCCTTCGGCCTGGCGCTCATCCCGGCCGGGCGCATCGGTGACCGCATCGGCCACAAGTGGGTCTTCTTCACCGGGCTGGCGCTCTTCACCGTGGCCAGCCTGGCGTGCGGTCTGGCGCAGAACGAGTTGCAGCTCATCGTGGCCCGCGTGGTGCAGGGGCTTGCCGGAGGCATGTTCGTGCCCGCGGTCACGGCCGTCATCCAGTTGATGTTCCCGCCGCGCTTCCGCGGCAAGGCTTTCGCCATCATGGGCTCGGTCATCGGCGTCTCCACCGCCCTCGGTCCGATCGTGGGCGGCTTGATCATCGAGGCGTTCGGCGTGGAGAACGGCTGGCGTCTGGTGTTCTGGGTCAACCTGCCGATCGGCGTGGTCGCGCTCATCGCGGCGGCCATCCTGCTGCCGTCCGGAACCGGCACGGCATCCGCCCCCGATGCCCCCGTGTCCTCCCGTATCGACTGGGTGGGCCTGCTGCTCGTCTCGGCCGGGCTCGTCGCCCTGCTCGTGCCGCTCATCGAGGGCCAGGACCGGGGCTGGCCGCTCTGGACATACCTCGTACTCGCCGCAGGCGCCCTGCTGATCGTGGCATTCGGCGCATGGGAGGTCCGGGTGGCCAAGGCCGGCCAGAGCCCGCTCGTGCCGCCGCACCTCTTCTCCCACCCGGCCTTCACCGGCGGTGTGATTCTGGCCCTGGTTTACTTCGCGGCCTTCACCAGCATCTTCTTCACCATCTCCATCCTCTGGCAGGCGGGACTCGGGCACACCGCGCTCGAGTCCGGGCTCGTCTCCATCCCCTTCGCCATCGGGTCGATCCTCGCGTCGTCGCAGAGCAACCGGCTCACCAAACGACTGGGCCGCACCGTGCTCATCGCGGGCGTGGGCCTGGTCACGGTGGGTCTGGTCTGGATCTGGCTGGTCCTGCTCGTCACCGACCCAGCCAATCTGACCAACTGGCTGCTGCTGCCGCCGTTATTCATCGCCGGCCTCGGCAGCGGATGCTTCATCGCCCCGAACGTGTCGTTCATCGTCGCCACCGTGGATCGCACCGAAGCGGGTGCGGCCAGCGGCGTGGTGGGCGTCATGCAGCGCGTGGGTAGCGCCGCGGGTATCGCCGTCGTGGGCAGCGTGTTCTTCGGCACCCTGGTGGTGGCCGGCCCCGGCCCCGAAGCCCTGGCGACCGGTTTCACCGACAGCGCCACTCTGGCCATGGCCGTCAGCGCCGCGCTCAGCGTGGTGGCGCTCCTCTTGGTGTTCCTGCTGCCCAAGCGCGTGGCCGTGCCGGGCGTGGCCTAACGCCGAACACCCCGGCCGAGGTAGGCCGCGGCTGCCGCCCCATCCAGGGCGGCAGCCCGACCTGGCCGCGGGCTACTTCTCGCGCAGGTTGTTGGTGTGGTCGCGGTACCACTGCACGGTCGAGCGCAGTCCGTCCTCGAGGCCGATGTTGGCCGTCCACCCCGCCTGGGCGAGTTTGCTGACGTCGAGGAGTTTCTGCGGGGTCCCGTCGGGCTTGTCGGTGTCCCACAAGGTCTCCCCCGTAAAGCCCACAACCCGGGCGATGGTCTCAGCGATCTCCTTGATCGTGACATCACTGCCGGTACCCACGTTGACCTGCTCAGGCCCGTCGTAGTGCTCCATCAAATGCAAGCACGCCTCAGCCATGTCGTCCACGTGCAAGAACTCCCGACGCGGCGTGCCCGTGCCCCAGTTCGTGACACTAGACGCACCAGAAGCCACAGCCTCGTCATAACGCCGAATCAACGCCGGCAACACATGTGAGCCCTTGGGCGAGAAGTTATCGCCAGGCCCATACAAGTTCGTCGGCATCGCCGAGATCCACGGCAACCCGTACTGACGCCGCACCGCCTGGATCTGCAAGATCCCGGCGATCTTCGCGATCGCATACGCGTCGTTCGTGGGCTCGAGATGACCAGTCAGCAGCGTGTCCTCACGGATCGGCTGCGGCGCCAAACGCGGGTAAATGCACGAAGAACCCAGGAACAACAACCGCTCCACCCCATACTTCAGGGCCGCGTCGAGCACGTTGACCTGAATACGGAGGTTATCGCTGAGGAAATCCACCGGATACGTACTATTAGCCAGAATCCCGCCGACCTTCGCCGCAGCCAACACCACGTACTTCGGTGTGGTCTCTTCGAAGAACGCGAACACCGCATCCCGGTCCTTCAAATCCAACTCCGCCGAACTGCGGCCGACAAGGTCAGTGAAACCCTCCGACTCCAGGCGCCGCCAGATCGCGGACCCCACCAAACCCCGGTGCCCGGCGACGTAGAACCGGGCATCCCGATCCAACGCCGCCGGGGTGAACGCGACCTGATCGCGAGCGTCAGCCACAGACACGGTCATGGTTACTTAGTTCCCCAGCTCGTCAGCTTGACCTCATCGATCCACGGACGACCAGCGTGCTCCAACGCCGCAATATCAGCGTCAACCATGATGCGAGCCAGCTCAGCCGTGTCGACCTCAGCCTTCCACCCCAGCTTCGCTTCAGCCTTGGACGCGTCACCAACAAGAGCGTCCACCTCGGTCGGACGCAAGTACCGCTCATCAAAGCGCACGTGCTCTTCCCAGTTCAACCCAGCGTGACTGAACGAGGTCTCCACAAAGTCACGCACGGTGAAGTTCCCACCCGTGGCGAGGACGAAGTCATCCGGCTCGTCAGCCTGCAGCATCCGCCACATGCCTTCCACATACTCAGCCGCGTAACCCCAGTCCCGGATCGAGTCCAGGTTGCCCAAGTACACGTGGTCCTGCTTCCCAGCCTTGATCGCCGCGACCGCACGAGTGATCTTGCGCGTCACGAACGTCTCACCACGACGCGGAGACTCGTGGTTGAACAGGATCCCGTTCACCGCGAACATGTCATACGCCTCGCGGTAGTTCTTCGTCACCCAGTACGAATACACCTTCGCCGCACCATACGGCGAACGCGGGTAGAACGGAGTCTCCTCGTTCTGCGGCGGCGGAGTCGCACCAAACATCTCCGAACTCGACGCCTGATAGAACCGCGTCGTGATCCCCGACATCCGCACCGCTTCCAACAAACGAATGGTGCCCATACCCGTGGTGTCACCCGTGTGCTCAGGCTCATCGAAGGACACCCGCACATGCGACTGCGCGGCCAAGTTATAGACCTCGTCCGGCTGAATCTCGGCCAACAACGTCACCAGACGCGAACCATCAGACAGGTCACCGTAGTGCAAGAACAACTTCGCCGCCGGGTCATGCGGGTCAACATACAGGTGATCAATCCGCGACGTATTAAACGTCGACGCACGACGAATCAAACCA
This is a stretch of genomic DNA from Cryobacterium soli. It encodes these proteins:
- the gmd gene encoding GDP-mannose 4,6-dehydratase, which gives rise to MTKRALITGITGQDGSYLAELLLAKGYEVHGLIRRASTFNTSRIDHLYVDPHDPAAKLFLHYGDLSDGSRLVTLLAEIQPDEVYNLAAQSHVRVSFDEPEHTGDTTGMGTIRLLEAVRMSGITTRFYQASSSEMFGATPPPQNEETPFYPRSPYGAAKVYSYWVTKNYREAYDMFAVNGILFNHESPRRGETFVTRKITRAVAAIKAGKQDHVYLGNLDSIRDWGYAAEYVEGMWRMLQADEPDDFVLATGGNFTVRDFVETSFSHAGLNWEEHVRFDERYLRPTEVDALVGDASKAEAKLGWKAEVDTAELARIMVDADIAALEHAGRPWIDEVKLTSWGTK
- a CDS encoding transglycosylase domain-containing protein; its protein translation is MGENKRTFGGALGGLLGLVGMSAVAGLLVTVAITPALAVSSMATTSTINMFENLPNYLAIDDLSQVSTVYAVQDDGSPYALASFYDQNRIQVGKDATSQFVLDAVVAGEDPRFYEHGGIDLQGTLRAALSQITHGPTSGGSSVTQQYVKNVLVQKCELLPDPEKLQACFAEATDPTEERKLKEMRLAIGVEKQYSKDEILQGYVNITGFGGTVYGIEAAARYYFNSTAATLNLPQAASLIAIVNNPEKFRLDDPDSETNGAANGYAANKERRDYILREMLKYKKISQEDHDASVASLIEPVITEPSTGCQTATGSAYFCDYVIHVLKTDPSFGENDEARMLNFRRGGYSIYTTLDLDLQRASEKAIADNVPQTFPDWDVGAVATSVEVGTGRVLAMAQNKLYTQEKESPGPEYTGINYNTDFDKGGSLGFQPGSTYKVFTLAEWLKEGHPLGERVDSARKTNWGIFQDSCLGASSFDFNPRNDSGEAGRNYSALESTIGSINTGFIGMAKRLDLCGIRKTAEAFGVHRADGDPLQEGPGSVLGTNEIAPLSMAVAYAGIANKGATCSAIVIDRIVGQDGVEIPAPVSTCTQSVEPPVAAGMAYAMKRVMSQGSALESYRNTYPDVPMIGKTGTTDGSKDTWMSGASTKVATVVGVVSVTGFDTNQRNIYFDSGQAATARHRMWPAIMGVANARYGGDEFEEASASSIRGVQVTVPDVRGQTVDSARSTLENAGFGFMDGGVTDSELPAGTVARSDPAGGDTTSTGATVTVYSSNGAQVLLPNVVGQSLDQAKATLSGFGVVSTDQAVTDSKQNGVVQSMSPGAGTPATRGGTVTVVVGRYSAPPKGPVAPG
- a CDS encoding DHA2 family efflux MFS transporter permease subunit, which gives rise to MTDSPLVSPAPVVTRRAWQALIVLLAGMFMALLDTTIVNVALPSIQTSLTASEATLSWIISGYALAFGLALIPAGRIGDRIGHKWVFFTGLALFTVASLACGLAQNELQLIVARVVQGLAGGMFVPAVTAVIQLMFPPRFRGKAFAIMGSVIGVSTALGPIVGGLIIEAFGVENGWRLVFWVNLPIGVVALIAAAILLPSGTGTASAPDAPVSSRIDWVGLLLVSAGLVALLVPLIEGQDRGWPLWTYLVLAAGALLIVAFGAWEVRVAKAGQSPLVPPHLFSHPAFTGGVILALVYFAAFTSIFFTISILWQAGLGHTALESGLVSIPFAIGSILASSQSNRLTKRLGRTVLIAGVGLVTVGLVWIWLVLLVTDPANLTNWLLLPPLFIAGLGSGCFIAPNVSFIVATVDRTEAGAASGVVGVMQRVGSAAGIAVVGSVFFGTLVVAGPGPEALATGFTDSATLAMAVSAALSVVALLLVFLLPKRVAVPGVA
- a CDS encoding GDP-L-fucose synthase family protein; the encoded protein is MTVSVADARDQVAFTPAALDRDARFYVAGHRGLVGSAIWRRLESEGFTDLVGRSSAELDLKDRDAVFAFFEETTPKYVVLAAAKVGGILANSTYPVDFLSDNLRIQVNVLDAALKYGVERLLFLGSSCIYPRLAPQPIREDTLLTGHLEPTNDAYAIAKIAGILQIQAVRRQYGLPWISAMPTNLYGPGDNFSPKGSHVLPALIRRYDEAVASGASSVTNWGTGTPRREFLHVDDMAEACLHLMEHYDGPEQVNVGTGSDVTIKEIAETIARVVGFTGETLWDTDKPDGTPQKLLDVSKLAQAGWTANIGLEDGLRSTVQWYRDHTNNLREK